Genomic segment of Vitis riparia cultivar Riparia Gloire de Montpellier isolate 1030 chromosome 19, EGFV_Vit.rip_1.0, whole genome shotgun sequence:
GAAGTTAGATGTGATCGAACAGTGAGAATTGAACCTTAAGCTATGTGataatatgtacaaattattgatattttataaaatcaaatctttcATTAAGCTTTTAGAATAGGTgtacaattaaaaaatacatatttcttatcgatcaatatatatatatatatatatatatatatatatatatatatatatatatatatatatatatatatatatatatatatcaaatttttaataaaacaactttaaattgtctattatatttctaattacattaccacgagtttttttttttacatttccatgagttttgatcaattttttacttatcaaaatttttttccaaaatatccgtaGATATTTCTTCGataattaccaatattttcatcaatgtaTGTAATTCAATTTGTAAATTTTGGCTTAAGCTTGATTTGCAGTCCTTACTTTAATGGTTTGGAGTTACAGATATGACGTTTGTATAATTTCTAAGTTCTAATATGATAATAAACTCTTCATTTCAAGACTCCAAATATACTAATTGATTTACATActaaaaaatactatttaagaaaatattagatatttaaataacattaaattttattaaaaattaaatagcatataattcataattaatcatttgtaaattaataacaatttgataaatttttttaatttaaatcattttaaaattatgaaaatcaaacaaaagtaACCCgccactaaaaaaatatttaataaaatatcaaataaaaaatatcaaaaaaatattttataatttatattggtattgatataaaaataattttttaaacattaaataggatttaaaataataacaaaaaaatttataaaatttatttagtgTGGATATTTCttacataaaatcattatatatatatatatatatatatatatatatctcttcATATTAAAGTTTAATAGAACTTTCATTAACCatgatgattaaaaaaatatataaaatacaatttgaaaatttaaaaataaatttgaaatacaaataaaaataaattaaaaggataaaaaatattgatttctaATCTAAGTCCGTCATTATGTAAGTCCTaagtatgaaaataaaataaaataagaaaaataaaaactaaaactcATTATTCCACTTCAAACTAAGATAGTGGTttgattttatggttttttcaatataaaaaaatgagagttaaattaaaatagtggttttcagattttattttttttaaaactaagatttagaaaaaaaaaaaaaaaaaacaagataagTGTAAATTGGTGATAagttttaataaacaaaaatcaaatttagttttttttatttataaaatttagattgtatttttaatttaatttaattttatttaaaattagtaaattgactctttcttccatttcaaaCACATTCTCAGGGTACACTTGGAGTTACTCCCATAATCATCCATTCTTATCTTCCTCTACCTCTTTTTGGAAATAACTAAATGTAAAtcatttgagagtgattttttttttaaatattatttaaaacctaTTTATAACATgagaaattataaataaaattaattttacaaacattaaataaaatttatgataaaaaattgtataaaattCATCTAAAGCTATGTGTAATTTACTAATTTGATTGGGTGTCCAAGACCTCCATGAGAAAATCGAGAAAAATGGCACAGGAAGAAGCCAAGCCTTCAACAATATAACAAAGCAGGAACTAAAAGATGTGAGAAAGCTTATACCCTAATCAGCCTTTTTATAGCTTTTACAGTAGGGAGAGCGATGTTCTCTAACCAAATATTTCATCTAGCAATAGCAAGCCATGTAGAAAAGACTGGTCTAAAAGCAAGTCAAAGAAATATTGGAGCCACCTCTTGAGCAGTCAGaaacaaatcaaagaaaattgcCTATAATCTGTAGGTGTCCTAAGCAATTAGTATTATATGGCGTTGTTCTCCTCATCTGCCgagatgatgataataatagcAGCAAGGATTGAGCACATGAAGGCCATGAGAGTCAAATAGATTGATGTCCTTGATTTAAGAATCGATCCGTCCATTGCCTGTAAAAAGAAAAGGGACAATGTATATCAGCAACTCTTTGATTCCTTCATTAAAACACTACGCAGAAActgattaattttcttaatttttaaaaatatgaagcaGAACTGTAATAATTTAATCAACTTGAAAAATCTCTCCCTACTTGCCGGGGAGGTAGAACATGATATAGGTTTCAATACTTACAAGGGAGGAGACTCTCTGTGTATGCCATTGGTAAAGAAAACAGCTCTTCCAAACCATGTTTCGGATCCCGGTTGAAGTTTCTCCAAGATTTGGTCCTCATGTTATAGAAAACATAAAGTTTGGAATTCGCAAAAAGAATTTCATTCTTTCGCACAGCTACAGATCTAACTGGTTCACTATCAAAAATAGTGGGTATATAATCATTCCATTTCTTGATCCAAACAGACTCCTTGCTGTCTTGTAAAGCCCATATATCAAATCTATTTTGATCAAGTTTATCTGGAGTCACTAGACACAAACAACCTTCAAGATTGACCAAGAAAGGGTTTAGAGTTTCTTCCTCCGGAATCCTAATTATGCTAAATTTTTCCTCCCTATCAACCGCAAGGATGTGACCAACTAGTCGTCCGTCTATTATTGATATACTGAACCAATACACTATTCCATTAATACATACATGGTTGAAAGAACCAGAGGGACAGTGTGCAATAGTACCAATGGATTTCCATGATCCAGTGATGGAAGAATATACCCAACATTCATAAAGATGCATTTCTCTGTAGAAAAACTGAAATACCTTATATTCATTGATCGTAGGGCCAAAAGAAACACCAACCGCACCTGGATATTTTGATTCGGGGGTTGGTGGGAGTAACAAGGCTTGTTGGGTGGCAGGGTTGCAGACCAGTATGTCCAAGGTACTACGTCTAAGGCCTTTTCCGATGACAGGGTTGTAGATATGTGTGTCCGGGGTTCTACGTTGAATCCATTTACGTAAGAAATGGGTTTGGATGTCAATGCAACAGATCAAACCATTAAAGGAACAGATCATACCTTTAGAGTAAAACCCAGGACATGCAGGAAGAAAACTTTCAGTGGTTTCTTCATCAGCTTTGGTCAACAAATGTATGTTGCCGCCTCGGAGGGTATAACGATGGAAAACATAAGTGGGATTTTCTTGAGATTGGATTAGATGCAAATTCATGAAACTACGACTGCAAATTAAACTCCACCAATATTTACAAACGGACTTGCATATCAAGAGGGATTTAACAGGAAGCCTCAAGAGAATGTTGGTGAAGATTTCTTCCACTTCAAACACATTCTCATTCTGGGTATACTTCAACTTACTCCCGTAATCATCCATCCTTATCTTCCTCTACCCCACCTTCAGCAGAGAGAGGCAAAACAAATCGcaacagaaaataaaagaatcCAATAAACCTACCTTCACTATACAATTTATATTATCTTGAGATGTAATATATTCAATAGTTCCAAGGCCAAAAGAAACTCCAAATTTGTAGGCGACTTCTTAGATACCATATTTATGGACTTTCCTTTAGGTATTATctatatcatttaataaaagAAGTAATTATTTACATTCcttatcaaaggaaaaaaaaatatataataatgcATCAAATTTAAcggaaaaatactaaaaacattgataaaaaataaatttgattgaaattttatcaaaaaaaaattcaaataatattttcaaaatagaaaatttttaatagttttagaGGTTTTTTGCTACACcttttaaaaagttaataaatttaataataacattttagaaattttgaaaatacatatttattttttggttgaataaaaacaaataaaaaatattttattttatttattcaactacaagtaacttgttgatatcgattaatataattaaagtggACTTGTTATTAATAGGTTCATTTTAATTGTGTTGGTGGATATTAATGagttacttttaattgaatagaaaaagttaaaataataccacctaaatataaataattttagagtgaattttttattttatttgaaacttatttaTAACATAAAAAGATGTACTTCATTGTAAATTTGTAACGGCTTTATTAAACCTAAAAAtctcaaagttacaaaaaaaaaaaaaaccattacttaaaaaatgtttaataaaacataaggtatttaaataatattagattttattaaaaattaaatagcaTATACATCATATAATTAtgtaatcattttaaaattaattactacTTGATGAgatttaaaaatctaaacatttaaaaaagattaataactattttataatttatattagtatttaaataaaattaattttatcaacacgaaataaattttaaaataaatacaaaaaaactttataaaatttattcagCGTCCACACTAatgtaaagtttttttttttttcacatacaattatttttttaggagtGACAAACTTGTATTTTCGCTTTTAGAATtcttaaataaatcaaagaatatttttgaaatttgagggGCATCCCATGATGGCTCCGCgaacatatatatgaaaattattaaatataaaattatcaaaatttattttataatgtatattagtatttaaataaaatcgattttaaaaaaatgaaatttaaataaaatctaaaatataaaaaattgtaaaattaatttactgTCCATAATTATATAAAGTGTTTTcccatataaaattatttttttaggagggacaaatttgtaattttgatttataaaattcttaaatacatgaaagaatctttttatttttttgaagatttcagGGGCATCCCATGATGGAATCCCCCATTTGAAtgcttatattttcatataaaaatttaataaaatttcagcTTATGGTCAACAAGATgtctaaaaaattaatataaaaataaatttaaaataaattcaaactatataaaatatttatttttgccCAAACTTTATCATTAAATCAAtagcaaaaatataaaaataaaataaaatttagaaaaaatgaaaataaatataaaaataaattgaaaagataaaaactatTGATTTCAATTCAAATCCATTGTTATGTGGAAtagtaaatattaaaataaaataaaaatagaaaaaaaaaactaaaagccCATTATTCGATAGATAtctactttcctttttttcgtcttttattttcttctattgaGATGAAAAGAGGTTAGCACGGCATGTAAAAATTTTGGAGCCTCAAGCGAAGAATAATCAAAGGCAActaattaaagtaaataaaaatcaaagaaaaacgTCTACAACTAAGAGTCCATTTGGTAATGATTCTAGGAAGCGTTTCTAATTTTTTGAGCacttaaaaagttttattattcaagtattaaaaatgttagaaatatttcctaaaatcattatcaaatgcactctaactaaagtaaaaaaaaaaaaatcaaaggaaaatatttGTAATCCATAGATGAGCAAAGCAATTAGTATTTGCCACAATACTTTGATGGTCTACAAAGAAGTTGATGAGATAAACTAAACAAGAAGCAAGGAATGATGAAAAACAATACTCCAAAACAAGTCAAAAAGATCACAACAATCTGCAGCATCAGACATGTTGTCCTTCATTTATGAATCAATGAGTCCATGGCCTgttaaaagaagagaaagaataTCAGACACTCTATGATTCTTAATCAGGAAAAATCCCTCCATACTTGCAAGAAAAGTACAACATAATTTACATTTCAATACTTACAAGGGAGGAGGCTTTCTGTGTATGCCAATGGAGGAGAAAACCAGCCTTCACGACCATATTCCCAGTTAAATTCTCTCCAAGTTCTAGTCCCGATGTTATAGAATAAATACTGTTTCCAACTTCCAAacagaatttcatttttttgcaCAACTACATATtgaaattgttcaattttaCAAATGGGTATATAATCACTCCATCTCTTGACCCAAACGGACTCCTTGCTGTTTTGTAAAGCCCATATATCAAATCTGTTTTCGTCAACTCCATTTTCAGCCACTAGACACAAACAACCTTCAAGATTGACCAAGAGAGGGTATAGAGTTTCTTCCTCTGGAATCCTAATTATGCTAAATTTTTCCTCCCTATCAACTGCAAGGATGTGGCCAACCAGCCGTCCGTCTATTCTTGATCTGCTGAACCAGTACACTGTTCCATTAATACACACATGGTTCAAAGAAGTAGAGGGTGCGTGTGCAACAGTACCTATGAATTTCCAGGATCCAGTGATGGAAGAATATACCAAACATTCATAAAGTTGCTCTTCTATgtagaaaaattgaaatatttcataTCCATTGATTGTAGGGCCAAAGGAAACCCCGAGCTTAAGTGCACATTTTGATTTGGGGGTTGGTGGGAGTAATAGGACTTCTCGAGTGGCGGGGTTATAGATAATTATGTCCATGTGACGACGGGGACTACGTCTAATAATAAATGAACGAGACTTACGAGGGGTAGTGCAACATATCAAACCATTGAAGGAACAAATCATATCTCTAAAGTAAAACCCATCATAACTAGGGAAACTTTGAGTGGTTTCTCCATCAGTTTTGATCACCCTATGTATGTTGTTGTCCCAGAAGACATAGGAAGGATAGAAAACATAACTTGGATTTTCTTGAGATTGGATTAGATGCAAATGCATGAAACTAGGACTGCAAATCAAACCTTGCCAGTATTTACAAACGGACTTGCATACCAAGAGGGATTTAACAGGAagccttgagagaatattggtGAGGATTTCTTCCACTTCAAACACTTTCTCATTCTGGGTTACCCACATCAACTTGCTCCCAAAATCagccatttttaatatttgatctTTCTGGACCTCTTTCTCTCTTGTATCCACCTGTAACATTCAatagagaaacaaaaatatggcaaatagaattttaatcTCAAGAAGGGAGTCATTAAGATCACTATATATATTAGGTAGTTCCAAGGCCAAAAGAAACCATAATTGTATTTGCATACAACTTCATAGATACCATATTTATGGACATTGCTTCCCATATTACctgtattatttaataaagtaaGTAATTATTTACATTGGttatgaaaggaaaaaacactaaaaacatggtattaaaaaaaaagtgaatttgactaaaattttatcaaaaaattcaaatactATTTGCAAAACAGAAATTTgactagaattttaaaaaataataataattttagaatttttttgttacaacttttaaaaagttaattttttatagaatttttggaaataactaaatataaattatttgagagattttttatatttaaaactgATTTATAACATGGAAAGATATTGATTGTAAATTTGTAACTAAGTTAAACAAAAATAACCcattactaaaaaatatttaataatatataagatatttaaataaaattaaatagaatatatttcatataattatcTGTAAATTAGTAACtactttatgaaatttaaaaatctaaacattaaaaaaaattttaaatcaaacaaaagagaacccaccatttaaaaatatttaatgcaATATCTAATCATTTCTAAATTAGTAACTacttgatgaaatttaaaacctaaacatttaaaaaataaaataaaagtcaaacaaaataatttgtgtacatatttatgtaaagtttttttttttcacacaaaattattttttaagagggACAAAGTTGtatttttgcttttgaaaattcttaaataaatcaaagaatattcttattttttagatttgagGGGCATCCCGTGATGGCTCCgttatatataataataggatacttaaaaataatcatttggtcaataataatatataaaaaaaatcaaaatttaaaataaatttcaaattaaaaataaaaattaattaaaaagataaaaattatttatttttattcaaaatccaTAATTATGTAAAtcccaaatatgaaaataaagtaaaatccGTATTTGTACATGACTTCTTAGATACCATATTTATGGACATTGCTTTCAGTATTacttatatcatttaataaagTAATTATTTAGGttggttataaaaaataagaataaatattttatttctattattatttctcttagaatatgaatgaatttggtgataaaaatgggaataaaaatttattttcattaatataaatcaatttgGTGGTACCAATTTTTACgttatgataaatataaaaatgtaaaattcaaattattatttgtttttatccaATATTTTGTAACAAtggaaataagaatgaaaaaggtaataaatggatgataatatttttatatatagtttaaaataatttttatttttatttttaaaaaactttcaaattatacatagttttaaatattttttttctttcatttaaataaaacatcttctgatttttttgctaaataataaaaacttatttggtcatatgatttaaaaacaatgtttcattttctaaaataaaaaaattattatttttaaaaatttataacactATTTGGTTGTTATTCTCCAAAACacagtttaaaaaataaagtgaaatatagaaaaagttttttgagaacaactaaattttgtttcatctattttcaaaagcaaaaagaaaacctaaagaaactagaaataataataaaaagcaaataaagtAGCACATGTAATGAATGTCatcacattaattataataaatgttaattaagtattatttatgacttccattaatactcattaatggaaatcattaatattatttatgagtttcattaatattcattaatgaaaatattaatgtaagccatttggaaagcctataaaaggttTCCCATCCCTGTAATATGTATCCCAAAgcaagaaagaatttttttatttactcttATTCTC
This window contains:
- the LOC117908056 gene encoding uncharacterized protein LOC117908056; its protein translation is MDDYGSKLKYTQNENVFEVEEIFTNILLRLPVKSLLICKSVCKYWWSLICSRSFMNLHLIQSQENPTYVFHRYTLRGGNIHLLTKADEETTESFLPACPGFYSKEPRTHISTTLSSEKALDVVPWTYWSATLPPNKPCYSHQPPNQNIQVRLVFLLALRSMNIRYFSFSTEKCIFMNVGYILPSLDHGNPLVLLHTVPLVLSTMYVLME